In one Sandaracinaceae bacterium genomic region, the following are encoded:
- a CDS encoding VOC family protein, with protein MEPRLNFVTLVVADLDRARRFYLDGLGWTAAFTGDDVLMIAVGTKLVLSLWTESGAREEIGEVTRGGTLPFTLAHNVASPAEVDAVLATARAAGATVHDAQQRTWGGYSGYFVDPEGFRWEVAFNPFPIGGVTFP; from the coding sequence ATGGAGCCCAGACTGAACTTCGTGACGCTGGTGGTGGCCGACCTCGATCGCGCCCGCCGCTTCTACCTGGACGGCCTCGGCTGGACCGCGGCCTTCACCGGCGACGACGTCTTGATGATCGCGGTGGGCACCAAGCTGGTGCTCTCGCTGTGGACGGAGTCCGGCGCCCGCGAAGAGATCGGCGAGGTCACGCGCGGGGGCACGCTGCCGTTCACGCTGGCCCACAACGTGGCATCGCCCGCCGAAGTGGACGCCGTGCTCGCCACCGCGCGCGCCGCGGGAGCCACGGTGCACGACGCCCAGCAGCGCACGTGGGGTGGCTACAGCGGGTACTTCGTGGACCCCGAGGGGTTCCGCTGGGAGGTGGCGTTCAATCCGTTTCCCATCGGGGGCGTGACGTTCCCGTAG
- a CDS encoding DUF2200 domain-containing protein, with the protein MTADKKHRIFTTSFASVYPLYVQKAEKKGRTKQEVDEVITWLTGYRAEQLAQAIEAKVDFETFFAEAPRLNPNVGLITGVVCGVRVEDVADPLMQKIRYLDKLVDELAKGKKLASILRG; encoded by the coding sequence ATGACCGCCGACAAGAAGCACCGCATCTTCACCACGTCGTTCGCCAGCGTGTACCCGCTCTACGTGCAGAAGGCCGAGAAGAAGGGGCGCACCAAGCAAGAGGTGGACGAGGTGATCACATGGCTCACCGGCTACCGCGCCGAGCAGCTCGCGCAGGCGATCGAGGCGAAGGTGGACTTCGAGACGTTCTTCGCCGAAGCGCCCCGGCTGAACCCGAACGTGGGGCTCATCACCGGCGTGGTGTGCGGGGTGCGTGTGGAAGACGTGGCCGACCCGCTGATGCAGAAGATCCGCTACCTGGACAAGCTCGTGGATGAGCTCGCGAAGGGGAAGAAGCTGGCGAGCATCCTGCGGGGGTAG
- a CDS encoding helix-turn-helix transcriptional regulator, whose translation MTETFPLLLREHRVRRRWSQEQLALTAEVSPRHLSCLETGKARPSREMVLALAGVLGLELRERNTLLVGAGFAAVYPTTPLGHEAMAPVNRAVELLLAQQEPYGAVVIDRGWNVLRANDGAQRLFATFLPPSTVPPAIAANLVRATLHPEGLRPYIVNWSELVAVMLERLERAHHAHPGDESRRALLAEVRAYPDVERVARAVPPVGAPVAVLHLRRGANELRLFTLLTTIGTPIDVTAEELTIESFFPADEATARWFRDDLA comes from the coding sequence ATGACGGAGACCTTCCCGCTTCTGTTGAGAGAGCATCGCGTGCGCCGAAGGTGGAGCCAGGAACAGCTCGCGCTCACGGCCGAGGTGTCGCCCCGGCACCTGAGCTGCCTCGAGACGGGCAAGGCGCGCCCCAGTCGGGAGATGGTGCTGGCGCTCGCGGGGGTGCTGGGGCTCGAGCTGCGCGAGCGGAACACGCTCCTGGTGGGCGCCGGCTTCGCGGCCGTGTACCCCACCACGCCGCTCGGCCACGAGGCCATGGCGCCGGTGAACCGCGCGGTGGAGCTGCTGCTCGCGCAGCAGGAGCCCTATGGCGCGGTGGTCATCGACCGCGGCTGGAACGTGCTGCGAGCGAACGACGGTGCGCAGCGGCTGTTCGCCACGTTCCTGCCGCCGAGCACGGTGCCGCCCGCCATCGCCGCCAACCTGGTGCGCGCCACGCTGCACCCCGAGGGCCTCCGGCCGTACATCGTGAACTGGAGCGAGCTGGTGGCCGTGATGCTGGAGCGCCTCGAGCGGGCACACCATGCGCACCCGGGCGATGAGTCGCGGCGCGCGCTGCTCGCCGAGGTGCGCGCATACCCCGACGTGGAGAGGGTGGCGCGCGCCGTTCCGCCCGTCGGGGCCCCGGTGGCGGTGCTGCACCTGCGCCGCGGCGCGAACGAGCTGCGGCTCTTCACGCTGCTCACCACCATCGGCACGCCCATCGACGTGACCGCCGAGGAGCTGACGATCGAGTCGTTCTTCCCCGCCGACGAGGCCACCGCGCGCTGGTTCCGCGACGACCTCGCGTGA
- a CDS encoding excinuclease ABC subunit UvrA: MPKKPPTGEPHPADTHDMIRVRGARENNLKNVNVDLPKRRLTVFTGVSGSGKSSLVFGTIAAESQRMINETYSAFLQGFMPTLARPDVDTLSGLTTAIIVDQERMGANSRSTVGTATDASALLRVVFSRLGKPHIGPPNAFSFNVPSVRAVGEITVDKASSKTEKREFNQAGGMCPRCEGMGQVNDIDLTQLYDESKSLAEGAITIPGYTTDGWLVRILTAAGLDPNKPIKKYTQEERHILLHQEAMKVKVEKINLTYEGLLPKIQKSFLSKDVDAMQPHIRAFVERAVTFAPCPDCGGTRLNAAARSSKIAGVNIADACAMQISDLATWLHGLKEPTVAPLLATLQHTLDSFTEIGLGYLSLDRPSGTLSGGEAQRTKMIRHLGSSLTDVTYVFDEPTIGLHPHDIGRMNELLRRLRDKGNTVLVVEHKPEVIEVADHVVDLGPGAGTAGGEVVYQGSVAGLRTSGTLTGRHLGDRAALKPKVRKKTGVLAVRGANAHNLQKVDVDIPLGVLVVVTGVAGSGKSSLIHGSVSGREGVVTVDQAAIRGSRRSNPATYTGLLEPVRKAFAKHNGVKPALFSANSEGACPSCNGAGVIYTDLGLMDGVTTVCEDCEGKRFQAAVLEYRFGGLNIAEVLDLPTREAVTFFGKGEGRIPAAHAIVARMNDVGLGYLRLGQPLTTLSGGERQRLKLATHMGTDGGVYVLDEPTTGLHLADVAQLLGLLDRLVDSGKSVIVIEHHQAVMAHADWIIDLGPGAGHDGGRVVFEGPPAELVAAKEKTLTGQHLAAYVG, from the coding sequence ATGCCCAAGAAGCCCCCCACCGGCGAACCGCACCCGGCGGACACCCACGACATGATCCGCGTGCGCGGCGCCCGCGAGAACAACCTGAAGAACGTGAACGTGGACCTGCCCAAGCGGCGCCTCACGGTGTTCACGGGCGTCTCGGGCTCGGGCAAGTCGTCGCTGGTGTTCGGCACCATCGCGGCCGAGTCGCAGCGCATGATCAACGAGACGTACAGCGCGTTCTTGCAGGGCTTCATGCCCACGCTGGCGCGGCCCGACGTGGACACGCTCTCGGGGCTCACCACGGCCATCATCGTGGACCAAGAGCGCATGGGCGCGAACTCGCGCTCCACGGTGGGCACCGCCACCGACGCGAGCGCGCTCTTGCGCGTGGTCTTCAGCCGCTTGGGCAAGCCGCACATCGGGCCGCCCAACGCGTTCTCGTTCAACGTGCCTTCGGTGCGCGCGGTGGGCGAGATCACCGTGGACAAGGCCAGCAGCAAGACCGAGAAGCGCGAGTTCAACCAGGCCGGCGGCATGTGCCCGCGCTGCGAGGGCATGGGCCAGGTCAACGACATCGACCTCACGCAGCTGTACGACGAGAGCAAGTCGCTGGCCGAGGGCGCCATCACCATCCCCGGCTACACCACCGACGGATGGCTGGTGCGCATCCTTACCGCAGCGGGGCTCGATCCGAACAAGCCCATCAAGAAGTACACGCAGGAGGAGCGCCACATCCTGCTGCACCAAGAGGCCATGAAGGTGAAGGTGGAGAAGATCAACCTCACCTACGAGGGCCTGCTCCCCAAGATCCAGAAGTCGTTCTTGTCGAAGGACGTGGACGCGATGCAGCCGCACATCCGCGCCTTCGTGGAGCGCGCGGTCACCTTCGCGCCCTGCCCCGACTGCGGTGGCACGCGGCTCAACGCGGCGGCGCGCTCCTCCAAGATCGCGGGCGTGAACATCGCTGACGCGTGCGCCATGCAGATCAGCGACCTGGCCACGTGGCTGCACGGCTTGAAGGAGCCCACCGTGGCGCCCCTGCTGGCCACGCTGCAGCACACGCTGGACTCGTTCACGGAGATCGGGCTCGGCTACCTGAGCCTCGACCGGCCGTCGGGCACGCTCTCGGGCGGCGAGGCGCAGCGCACCAAGATGATCCGCCACCTCGGGTCGTCGCTCACCGACGTGACCTACGTGTTCGACGAGCCCACCATCGGGCTGCACCCGCACGACATCGGGCGCATGAACGAGCTGCTGCGGCGCCTGCGCGACAAGGGCAACACCGTGCTGGTGGTGGAGCACAAGCCCGAGGTCATCGAGGTGGCCGACCACGTGGTGGACCTGGGCCCCGGCGCCGGCACCGCGGGTGGCGAGGTGGTGTACCAAGGCAGCGTGGCGGGGCTGCGGACGAGCGGCACGCTCACGGGGCGGCACCTCGGCGACCGGGCCGCCCTGAAACCCAAGGTGCGCAAGAAGACCGGCGTGCTCGCGGTACGCGGCGCCAACGCGCACAACCTGCAGAAGGTGGACGTGGACATCCCGCTCGGTGTGCTGGTGGTGGTCACTGGCGTGGCGGGCTCGGGAAAGAGCTCGCTCATCCACGGCTCGGTGTCGGGCCGCGAGGGCGTGGTGACGGTGGACCAGGCCGCCATCCGCGGCTCACGGCGCAGCAATCCGGCCACCTACACGGGCCTGCTCGAGCCCGTGCGCAAGGCGTTCGCCAAGCACAACGGCGTGAAGCCCGCGCTCTTCAGCGCCAACTCGGAGGGCGCGTGCCCCAGCTGCAACGGCGCGGGCGTCATCTACACGGACCTCGGCTTGATGGATGGCGTGACCACGGTCTGCGAAGACTGCGAGGGGAAGCGTTTCCAGGCGGCCGTGCTCGAGTATCGCTTCGGCGGGCTGAACATCGCCGAGGTGCTGGACTTGCCCACGCGCGAGGCGGTCACCTTCTTTGGCAAGGGCGAGGGGCGCATCCCGGCCGCGCACGCCATCGTGGCGCGCATGAACGACGTGGGCCTCGGGTACCTGCGCCTGGGTCAGCCGCTCACCACGCTCTCCGGCGGCGAGCGCCAGCGGCTGAAGCTGGCCACGCACATGGGCACGGACGGTGGCGTCTACGTGCTGGACGAGCCCACCACCGGGCTCCACCTGGCGGACGTGGCGCAGCTGCTCGGGCTGCTCGACCGGCTGGTGGACAGCGGCAAGTCGGTGATCGTCATCGAGCACCACCAAGCGGTCATGGCGCACGCCGACTGGATCATCGACCTCGGGCCGGGCGCAGGCCACGATGGCGGCCGCGTGGTGTTCGAAGGCCCCCCGGCCGAGCTGGTGGCGGCCAAGGAGAAGACGCTCACCGGCCAGCACCTCGCGGCCTACGTGGGCTGA
- a CDS encoding type II toxin-antitoxin system HipA family toxin — MTGQRRIEVVADWAALQGPRRVGELTATPARGKEVFAFEYDKAWLAAAPRQQLDPALVQYGGPQYPAKSRDNFGMFLDSSPDRWGRVLMRRREAQLARAEGREERRLLESDYLLGVHDGHRMGALRFRMGERFLDDNDHLASPPWTSLRELEHASLQLERDGAEDDPDYGHWLRMLIAPGGSLGGARPKASVRDERGRLWIAKFPSRLDGEDVGAWEHVVHVLAGRAGIVVPPAEVRRFGTRKSGGHGHHTFLSQRFDRTAEGERVHFASAMTLLDRTDGAGAHDGASYLELADLLMRLGEDAPLDLEQLWRRIVFSVCVSNTDDHLRNHGFLLGATGWLLAPAYDINPDPHGAGLKLNISETDNAQDLGLALDVAGVFRVKERRAREILDDVCAVVNSWRAVATDHGLSRAAQDRMRRAFRVADAWAKT, encoded by the coding sequence ATGACGGGCCAGCGCCGCATCGAGGTCGTGGCGGACTGGGCCGCTCTCCAAGGGCCGAGGCGAGTCGGCGAGCTCACCGCCACCCCTGCCCGCGGCAAAGAGGTGTTCGCCTTCGAATACGACAAGGCCTGGCTCGCGGCCGCCCCGCGGCAGCAGCTCGACCCAGCCTTGGTGCAGTACGGAGGGCCGCAGTACCCGGCGAAGAGCCGCGACAACTTCGGCATGTTCCTCGATTCGTCGCCCGACCGGTGGGGGCGCGTGCTCATGCGTCGGCGCGAGGCGCAGCTGGCTCGCGCCGAGGGCCGCGAGGAGCGTCGCCTGCTCGAGTCCGACTACCTGCTGGGTGTGCACGACGGCCACCGCATGGGTGCGCTGCGCTTCCGCATGGGTGAGCGCTTCCTCGACGACAACGACCACCTGGCCTCGCCGCCGTGGACATCGCTGCGGGAGCTCGAGCACGCCAGCCTGCAGCTCGAGCGCGACGGTGCCGAAGACGATCCCGACTACGGCCATTGGCTCCGCATGCTGATCGCACCGGGCGGGTCTCTCGGAGGCGCGCGGCCCAAGGCCAGCGTGCGAGACGAGCGCGGGCGGCTGTGGATCGCCAAGTTCCCGAGCCGCCTCGATGGAGAAGACGTTGGCGCGTGGGAGCACGTGGTGCACGTCCTCGCCGGGCGCGCGGGCATCGTGGTCCCGCCCGCCGAGGTGCGTCGCTTCGGCACGCGCAAGAGTGGCGGCCACGGGCATCACACGTTCCTGAGTCAGCGCTTCGACCGAACCGCGGAGGGAGAGCGTGTGCACTTCGCGTCGGCCATGACGCTGCTCGACCGCACGGACGGCGCGGGCGCCCACGACGGCGCCAGCTACCTCGAGCTGGCGGACCTCTTGATGCGGCTCGGCGAAGACGCGCCGCTGGACCTCGAGCAGCTCTGGCGCCGCATCGTCTTCTCCGTGTGCGTGTCCAACACGGACGACCACCTGCGCAACCATGGTTTCCTGCTGGGCGCGACGGGCTGGCTCTTGGCCCCGGCCTACGACATCAACCCCGACCCGCACGGCGCGGGCCTGAAGCTGAACATCTCGGAGACGGACAACGCCCAGGACCTCGGGCTGGCGCTCGACGTGGCGGGTGTGTTCCGCGTGAAAGAGCGTCGTGCCCGCGAGATCCTCGATGACGTCTGCGCTGTCGTGAACTCATGGCGCGCGGTGGCCACGGACCACGGTCTCTCGCGTGCCGCGCAAGACCGCATGCGACGCGCGTTCCGTGTGGCCGACGCCTGGGCCAAGACCTGA
- a CDS encoding helix-turn-helix transcriptional regulator, whose amino-acid sequence MPRTTVAPHPFVTRVLSELGENIRLARLRRGFSMELVAARAGMSRATLSAVERGEPGVTLGSYANVLHSLGLHEDLALVARDDELGRKLQDAELPMRRRAPKRPGPAKATKAKDDAP is encoded by the coding sequence ATGCCGAGAACGACGGTCGCCCCCCATCCCTTCGTGACGCGCGTGCTGAGCGAGCTGGGCGAGAACATTCGCCTCGCTCGTCTGCGGCGCGGGTTCTCCATGGAGCTGGTGGCCGCGCGCGCAGGGATGTCGCGGGCCACGCTCTCCGCCGTCGAGCGTGGGGAGCCCGGTGTGACACTCGGGTCTTACGCCAACGTCCTGCACAGCCTCGGTCTGCACGAGGACCTCGCACTGGTGGCGCGCGACGACGAGCTGGGCCGCAAGCTGCAAGACGCCGAGCTGCCCATGCGCCGCCGCGCGCCGAAGCGGCCTGGGCCCGCGAAGGCCACCAAGGCGAAGGATGACGCGCCATGA
- a CDS encoding Ig-like domain-containing protein — MEPLKTMRALALLAVGWLAACGGPSGADPDAGTPEDGGDMQDAGPLPVHPRLAPARLPFRLALPEINTSLFTTGTRAFDDGTLVGYREASFPVLGTLVAVAALPDRLVVVYPDLETGRMAVAHAGLDTPWQRFPLGSLALPSQVGAVDAIVGDDGKVLVALALQTDVVTLYEVELDGTVTTLFEDQVGVDVCPALRLGRSRAGDVDLFYKRTWWHRDSGASTWTRETLPHQFSGPIAAENADIGCVMRVAYDETDRPMVLGLARVWEPVLTSGGVPIDRTNLQTSGTGWTRTAHGEWVHQSGSSTPGAGLGLPAEWHEGWIDLESHPEGHIFSGPFVYDSGTQFEMELVSLRRDPLAVTTYPIENPNPIPDFMFTEGGDLQEEMRLYAYQFRYLGNLMKLTFSPCGTSTVYSVSWPTFQEDPFSEIRIAVAPRNRCDFAPRAPVFDHGQRLPNDLLRRRPVFAHGFRSYDAAVCVVGTDEMVVCQGAWGTVRNNDQADPFFSSGHAVPALVSTSIADGAVDVPTDTAAVTFTFDAPLEVDSIDAEVWYVSSGGGSRRGPITGVRGDTSVDVQLGEHVGVGTTIRVALHTGSEADLMGMTPPAVSFRWAGYVERVDPRDEASPQVCCPTFPCTTCATEVDVDYHAGTLLGWQLDADLDLENGPAPVLRDGNGDVVSGVSFRLIRALPSDPYRIEMELLRDLEPNTAYTVTLPPGSRTRWGAPLNDFETLRFTTQGP; from the coding sequence ATGGAACCTCTGAAGACGATGCGCGCGCTCGCCCTGCTAGCCGTCGGGTGGCTTGCGGCGTGCGGCGGCCCGAGTGGTGCCGACCCCGATGCCGGCACACCCGAGGATGGCGGTGACATGCAGGACGCCGGACCGCTGCCGGTGCATCCCCGCCTCGCGCCCGCGCGCCTGCCGTTCCGCCTGGCGCTGCCCGAGATCAACACGTCGCTCTTCACCACCGGCACACGCGCCTTCGATGATGGCACGCTGGTGGGCTACCGAGAGGCGTCGTTCCCGGTGCTGGGCACGCTCGTCGCCGTGGCGGCACTCCCGGACAGGCTGGTGGTAGTCTACCCGGATCTCGAGACCGGGCGCATGGCCGTGGCGCACGCCGGTCTCGACACGCCGTGGCAGCGCTTCCCGCTGGGCAGCCTCGCCCTGCCCAGCCAGGTGGGCGCCGTGGACGCCATCGTGGGCGACGACGGCAAGGTGCTGGTCGCGCTCGCGCTGCAGACCGACGTGGTCACGCTCTACGAGGTGGAGCTCGACGGCACGGTCACCACGCTCTTCGAGGACCAAGTGGGCGTGGACGTGTGCCCGGCGCTGCGCCTCGGCCGCTCACGCGCGGGCGACGTGGACCTGTTCTACAAGCGCACCTGGTGGCACCGTGACTCGGGCGCAAGCACGTGGACGCGCGAGACCCTGCCCCACCAGTTCAGCGGGCCCATCGCGGCGGAGAACGCGGACATCGGCTGCGTCATGCGCGTGGCCTACGACGAGACCGACCGACCGATGGTGCTGGGCCTGGCGCGCGTCTGGGAGCCGGTGCTGACCAGTGGCGGCGTGCCGATCGACCGGACCAACCTCCAGACGTCTGGCACCGGCTGGACGCGCACCGCGCACGGTGAGTGGGTGCACCAGAGCGGCAGCAGCACGCCGGGCGCGGGGCTGGGCTTGCCCGCCGAGTGGCACGAGGGCTGGATCGACCTCGAGAGCCACCCCGAGGGGCACATCTTCAGCGGGCCGTTCGTGTACGACAGTGGCACGCAGTTCGAGATGGAGCTGGTCTCGCTGCGGCGCGATCCCCTGGCGGTCACCACCTATCCCATCGAGAACCCGAACCCCATTCCAGACTTCATGTTCACGGAGGGTGGCGACCTGCAGGAGGAGATGCGGCTCTACGCGTACCAGTTTCGCTACCTCGGGAACTTGATGAAGCTGACCTTCAGCCCGTGCGGCACGTCCACGGTGTACTCGGTCAGCTGGCCCACGTTCCAAGAGGACCCCTTCTCCGAGATCCGCATCGCCGTGGCCCCGCGGAACCGGTGCGACTTCGCGCCGCGCGCGCCCGTCTTCGATCACGGCCAGCGCCTCCCCAACGACCTTCTCCGGCGGCGCCCCGTGTTCGCGCACGGCTTTCGCTCCTATGACGCGGCGGTTTGCGTGGTGGGCACCGACGAGATGGTGGTTTGCCAGGGAGCGTGGGGCACCGTGCGCAACAACGACCAAGCCGACCCGTTCTTCTCGAGCGGACACGCGGTCCCCGCGCTGGTCTCCACCAGCATCGCGGACGGCGCCGTCGATGTGCCGACGGACACCGCCGCGGTGACCTTCACCTTCGACGCGCCGCTCGAGGTGGACTCCATCGACGCCGAGGTCTGGTACGTGTCGAGCGGTGGTGGCTCTCGGCGCGGGCCGATCACGGGCGTGCGTGGTGACACCAGCGTGGATGTGCAGCTGGGCGAGCACGTGGGGGTGGGCACTACCATCCGGGTGGCGCTTCACACGGGCAGCGAGGCCGACCTGATGGGTATGACGCCACCGGCGGTGAGCTTCCGCTGGGCCGGCTACGTGGAGCGCGTGGACCCACGCGACGAGGCCTCGCCCCAGGTGTGTTGCCCCACCTTTCCGTGCACCACGTGCGCCACCGAGGTCGACGTGGACTACCACGCTGGCACGCTGCTCGGCTGGCAGCTGGACGCCGACCTCGACCTCGAAAACGGCCCCGCGCCCGTGCTGCGCGACGGCAACGGCGACGTGGTGTCCGGCGTGAGCTTCCGCCTCATCCGCGCGCTGCCGTCGGACCCCTACCGCATCGAGATGGAGCTGCTGCGCGACCTCGAGCCCAACACGGCCTACACGGTGACGCTCCCACCTGGCAGCCGCACGCGCTGGGGTGCGCCGTTGAACGACTTCGAGACGCTGCGCTTCACCACCCAGGGCCCCTGA
- a CDS encoding multidrug transporter, producing the protein MHAGRHYSLREILTWTRRELFTFVLVASAPAGLCSAGVDVGVIPWAPVVVLGTAVAFVTGFKCNAAYGRLWEARQIWGAIVNASRSWGVMVRDLITPEASGQTHQRMILRHVAWLTALRYQLREPRVWETKQMKHNLEFEASHFSVPERKTPLDEELGKLLSPDECARVLGKKNRAAALLALQSEELRKHNEAGRLSEYRQVEIVRLVSTLYEQQGKCERIKNFPYPRQFATLNLIFVWLFIVLLPFGLVTEFKRLGAFGVWLAVPLTVIIAWVFHTMDKIGEASENPFEGSANDVPISAMSRGIEIDLRDMLGETDLPPPLTPTNNILM; encoded by the coding sequence ATGCACGCGGGCCGCCACTACTCCCTGCGCGAGATCCTCACGTGGACTCGACGCGAGCTCTTCACGTTCGTCTTGGTGGCCAGCGCCCCCGCTGGGCTCTGCAGCGCCGGGGTCGACGTGGGCGTCATCCCGTGGGCCCCTGTGGTGGTGCTGGGCACGGCCGTGGCGTTCGTGACGGGCTTCAAGTGCAACGCGGCCTACGGGCGCCTGTGGGAGGCGCGCCAGATCTGGGGCGCCATCGTGAACGCCAGCCGCAGCTGGGGCGTGATGGTGCGCGACCTGATCACGCCGGAGGCGAGCGGCCAGACGCACCAGCGCATGATCCTGCGGCACGTGGCATGGCTCACGGCGCTCCGCTACCAGCTGCGCGAGCCGCGCGTGTGGGAGACCAAGCAGATGAAGCACAACCTCGAATTCGAGGCGAGCCACTTCAGCGTGCCGGAGCGCAAGACCCCGCTCGACGAGGAGCTGGGCAAGCTGCTGAGCCCGGACGAGTGTGCGCGCGTGCTCGGCAAGAAGAACCGCGCGGCGGCGCTCTTGGCGCTGCAGTCCGAGGAGCTGCGGAAGCACAACGAAGCGGGCCGGCTGAGCGAGTATCGCCAGGTGGAGATCGTGCGCCTGGTCAGCACCCTCTACGAGCAGCAGGGCAAGTGCGAGCGCATCAAGAACTTCCCCTACCCGCGCCAGTTCGCCACGCTCAACCTCATCTTCGTGTGGCTCTTCATCGTGCTCTTGCCCTTCGGGCTGGTCACCGAGTTCAAGCGCCTCGGCGCGTTCGGGGTGTGGCTGGCCGTGCCGCTCACCGTGATCATCGCGTGGGTCTTCCACACCATGGACAAGATCGGCGAGGCCTCCGAGAACCCCTTCGAGGGCTCCGCCAACGACGTGCCCATCAGCGCCATGAGCCGCGGCATCGAGATCGACCTGCGCGACATGCTGGGTGAGACCGACCTGCCGCCGCCGCTCACGCCAACGAACAACATCCTGATGTGA
- a CDS encoding chloride channel protein, whose protein sequence is MTSRERGVALGQWVALGSLVGLLAGVASALFLWLLELATDFRTGDERIVYLLPVAGLLIGFVYERYGQPIKAGSNLVIDTIHDQGPEIPLRMTPMVLIGTVLTHLFGGSAGREGTAVQMGASLADWVSHRLRVSPAMRQQLLAAGVAGGFGSVFGTPIAGAVFGLEFIVLGRIRYDALVPALVASLVGDLTTRACGIGHTAYPVVAHLSLTPLLVAKWLVFALAVAATTAGFIELTHFLKKRGEQHVKPLAARMFLGGVVVVLLWKLVGTSDYLGLGVPTIVRAFEDPSLPVYVFALKLLFTAVTLGAGFLGGEVTPLFFVGAALGSVLARLLGIPIELGAGVGLAAVFAAASNTPLALSIMAVELLGAAVLPHVVIVCVVAYVLTGHRSIYPAQRLLRGKGGPELANLVALRDVASGGAKGEPPREAP, encoded by the coding sequence GTGACCTCCCGCGAGCGCGGGGTGGCGCTCGGCCAGTGGGTCGCGCTCGGCTCGCTGGTGGGCCTGCTCGCGGGTGTGGCGTCCGCGCTGTTCCTGTGGCTGCTGGAGCTCGCCACCGACTTCCGCACGGGTGACGAGCGCATCGTGTACCTGCTGCCCGTCGCGGGCCTGCTGATTGGCTTCGTCTACGAGCGCTACGGGCAGCCCATCAAGGCCGGCAGCAACCTGGTCATCGACACCATCCACGACCAAGGCCCCGAGATCCCGCTGCGCATGACGCCCATGGTGCTCATCGGCACCGTGCTCACGCACCTCTTCGGCGGCAGCGCGGGGCGCGAGGGCACCGCCGTGCAGATGGGCGCGAGTCTGGCGGACTGGGTGTCGCACCGCCTGCGCGTGAGCCCCGCCATGCGGCAACAGCTGCTGGCGGCCGGCGTGGCGGGCGGCTTCGGCTCGGTGTTCGGGACGCCCATTGCCGGGGCCGTGTTCGGGCTCGAGTTCATCGTGCTCGGGCGCATCCGCTACGACGCGCTGGTGCCGGCGCTGGTGGCGTCGCTGGTGGGCGACCTGACCACGCGCGCCTGCGGCATCGGGCACACGGCGTATCCGGTGGTGGCGCACCTCTCGCTCACGCCGCTCTTGGTGGCCAAGTGGCTGGTGTTCGCGTTGGCCGTGGCGGCCACCACGGCGGGGTTCATCGAGCTCACGCACTTCCTCAAGAAGCGGGGCGAGCAGCACGTGAAGCCGCTCGCGGCCCGCATGTTCCTGGGCGGCGTGGTGGTGGTGCTGCTGTGGAAGCTGGTGGGCACCAGCGACTACTTGGGCCTGGGTGTGCCCACCATCGTGCGTGCGTTCGAGGACCCGAGCCTGCCGGTCTACGTGTTCGCGCTGAAGCTGCTGTTCACGGCCGTGACGCTGGGCGCAGGCTTCCTGGGCGGGGAGGTCACGCCGCTGTTCTTCGTGGGCGCGGCGCTCGGTAGCGTGCTGGCGCGGCTGCTGGGCATCCCCATCGAGCTGGGTGCGGGTGTGGGCCTGGCGGCGGTCTTTGCGGCGGCCTCCAACACGCCGCTGGCGCTCTCCATCATGGCGGTGGAGCTGCTGGGCGCGGCGGTGCTGCCGCACGTGGTGATCGTGTGCGTGGTGGCCTACGTGTTGACGGGGCACCGCAGCATCTATCCGGCGCAGCGCCTCTTGCGGGGCAAGGGCGGCCCCGAGCTCGCGAACCTCGTGGCCCTGCGGGATGTTGCCAGCGGGGGCGCGAAGGGTGAGCCTCCCAGAGAGGCCCCATGA